A portion of the Melanotaenia boesemani isolate fMelBoe1 chromosome 2, fMelBoe1.pri, whole genome shotgun sequence genome contains these proteins:
- the LOC121649723 gene encoding sentrin-specific protease 2-like has protein sequence MELESESINAFLAILVRSYNHQNKEKAASIDSYAMSSMWTGKTPRLKIQPMEYEVIMGIVNEHHHWTLVVIYPREKKSLFLDPLGESKTDIKKCLEITRGFMRAKGISVSRWSCDTVPHPKQVDGTSCGVFALTFAEKILKGESIEFDTNTQAVNSLRFTIALTLLQQTDDLTDVCHHCGEEEHETNVDWIQCDDCLRWFHQECVGNPPVDEAFHCPTCVSK, from the exons ATGGAGCTGGAAAGTGAG TCTATTAATGCCTTTTTGGCCATTCTGGTGCGCAGCTACAACCACCAGAACAAGGAAAAGGCTGCATCCATCGATTCCTATGCCATGAGCTCAATGTGGACTGGAAAAACACCAAGACTTAAG ATCCAACCCATGGAGTATGAAGTGATTATGGGGATTGTCAATGAGCATCACCACTGGACATTAGTg GTGATTTAtcctagagaaaaaaaatctcttttcctgGATCCATTGGGAGAATCTAAAACTGACATCAAGAAGTGCTTGGAGATAACAAG GGGTTTCATGAGAGCGAAAGGGATCAGTGTGTCCAGGTGGTCTTGTGACACTGTTCCACATCCCAAACAAGTCGATGGGACCTCATGTGGAGTGTTTGCTTTGACA TTTGCTGAGAAGATTCTGAAAGGGGAGAGCATTGAATTtgatacaaacacacaagctgTGAACAGTCTCAGATTCACAATTGCACTTACACTCCTTCAACAGACTG ATGACCTCACCGATGTTTGCCATCACTGTGGGGAAGAGGAACACGAGACAAATGTGGACTGG atacaGTGTGATGATTGTCTCCGATGGTTCCACCAGGAGTGTGTGGGAAACCCACCAGTGGACGAGGCTTTTCACTGTCCCACTTGcgtttctaaataa